A region from the Natronoarchaeum mannanilyticum genome encodes:
- a CDS encoding carbon starvation protein A — MVQVIWLVLGVLAMFSAGYLGYSRYLANFVDLDEERTTPAHEYEDGQEYVPSKKPVLLGHHYSSIAGGAPIVGPITAALVWGWVPAVLWVAIGNPLMGAVHDFMSLSGSIRHEGKSIGSIIGSYLGERGKNRLLWFAFLTIILVVAVFALVVGIVLDAYPQAATASIIYIGLALAFGVYLYQLDLPFIPGTVAFVAAVFAGVWVGVQYPLALFPAVGDASYPAGTIVLFASSGAWLPGAELFNPNIAAWIVVVLLYAFVAAVLPVWTLLQPRDYLSSFLLYAGVGGALLAIIVGTVFGTAAEPLTINTQAYYGFWGSDVASFALMPLFPLLFITIACGTISGFHSLVSSGTTAKQLDKETDARLIGYGGMLGEGLLATVALCTVVLVADVAASGGIGLALPNFATGGGVIFTSFGIPASYGAPFMALVLVSFLLTSTDTAARLGRYMLEEIVETPETTTQSVAANRYFSTGVQVVLAYVLVTSGRWEDLWPLFGGANQLLAALALLTATVWLANWDETKQLVSTGVPMVVMASITVLGLLWLALYQNIAVKLLDSSWMADATVLDLVGTSLQIVIAFVLVGLALSLVRMGYSNIQRVRTGGEVAAADGGEPGEGERSFGSRTSIDEQRESIGSSDERSESEGSDD, encoded by the coding sequence ATGGTCCAGGTGATCTGGCTCGTGCTCGGCGTGCTGGCGATGTTCAGCGCGGGGTATCTGGGGTACTCCCGGTACCTGGCGAACTTCGTCGATCTCGACGAGGAGCGGACGACGCCGGCCCACGAGTACGAGGACGGACAGGAGTACGTGCCGTCGAAGAAGCCGGTCCTGTTGGGGCACCACTATTCGAGCATCGCGGGCGGCGCGCCGATCGTCGGCCCGATCACGGCGGCGCTGGTCTGGGGGTGGGTGCCGGCCGTGCTGTGGGTCGCGATCGGCAACCCGCTGATGGGCGCCGTCCACGACTTCATGTCGCTGTCGGGGTCGATCCGCCACGAGGGCAAGTCGATCGGGTCGATCATCGGCTCGTACCTCGGCGAGCGCGGGAAGAATCGGCTGCTGTGGTTCGCGTTCCTGACGATCATCCTCGTGGTCGCGGTGTTCGCCTTGGTCGTCGGCATCGTGCTCGACGCCTATCCGCAAGCGGCGACCGCGAGCATCATCTACATCGGGCTGGCGCTCGCCTTCGGCGTCTACCTGTACCAGCTCGACCTGCCCTTTATTCCGGGGACGGTCGCGTTCGTCGCCGCGGTGTTCGCCGGCGTCTGGGTCGGCGTGCAGTACCCGCTGGCGCTGTTCCCGGCGGTGGGCGACGCGAGCTACCCCGCCGGCACGATCGTGCTGTTCGCGAGCAGCGGCGCGTGGCTGCCCGGCGCCGAGCTGTTCAACCCGAACATCGCGGCGTGGATCGTCGTCGTGCTGCTGTACGCGTTCGTCGCCGCCGTGTTGCCGGTGTGGACGCTGCTCCAGCCCCGCGACTACCTCTCGTCGTTCCTGCTGTACGCCGGGGTCGGCGGCGCGCTGCTGGCGATCATCGTCGGCACGGTCTTTGGCACCGCGGCCGAGCCGCTGACGATCAACACGCAGGCGTACTACGGGTTCTGGGGGAGCGACGTCGCCAGTTTCGCGCTGATGCCGCTGTTCCCGCTGCTGTTTATCACGATCGCCTGCGGGACGATCAGCGGGTTCCACTCGCTGGTCTCCTCGGGAACGACGGCGAAGCAGCTCGACAAGGAGACCGACGCGCGCCTGATCGGCTACGGCGGGATGCTCGGCGAGGGGCTGCTCGCGACGGTCGCGCTCTGTACGGTGGTGCTGGTCGCCGACGTGGCCGCGTCGGGCGGCATCGGCCTCGCGCTGCCGAACTTCGCGACCGGCGGGGGCGTCATCTTCACGAGCTTCGGCATCCCGGCGTCGTACGGCGCGCCCTTCATGGCGCTGGTGCTGGTGAGCTTCCTGCTGACCAGCACCGACACCGCGGCGCGGCTGGGCCGGTATATGCTCGAAGAGATCGTCGAGACGCCCGAGACGACGACCCAGTCGGTCGCCGCGAACCGCTACTTCAGCACCGGCGTCCAGGTCGTGCTCGCGTACGTGCTGGTCACCAGCGGTCGATGGGAGGACCTCTGGCCGCTGTTCGGCGGCGCCAACCAGCTGCTGGCCGCGCTCGCGCTGCTGACCGCGACGGTCTGGCTCGCCAACTGGGACGAGACCAAGCAGCTGGTCAGCACCGGCGTCCCGATGGTGGTGATGGCGTCGATCACGGTGCTGGGCTTGCTCTGGCTGGCGCTGTACCAGAACATCGCGGTGAAGCTGCTCGATAGCTCCTGGATGGCCGACGCGACCGTGCTCGATCTGGTCGGGACGTCCCTGCAGATCGTCATCGCGTTCGTGCTCGTGGGATTGGCGCTGTCGCTGGTCAGGATGGGGTACAGCAACATCCAGCGCGTCCGGACGGGCGGGGAAGTGGCAGCGGCCGACGGCGGCGAGCCAGGCGAAGGTGAGAGATCCTTCGGATCTCGAACGTCGATAGACGAGCAACGCGAGTCTATCGGAAGTTCGGACGAGCGAAGCGAGTCCGA